The DNA region TTTAGTACTAAAGTTAACTATTGAGTGCTACATTTTGTTTATAATAATTGCATGTTTGATTTTATTGAAATTATTAAAACTTGTATTACATGTTTGTCCGTTTTATACTTTCTATATATTTGTTTTATACTAATTATAACTCTATGCAACGTGCTTTTTGTCTCATAGTCTTTTTGGGTCTGTTTTACTGTGGTGTTGCGCAAAAGAAAGTTTATCAATTTACACACTTGTCAACAGCTGAAGGGTTGTCGCAAAGTTCGGCCATAGCTATAGAACAAGACGATTTAGGTCAGGTTTGGATAGGTACCCGAGACGGATTGAATAGATATGACGGCAGTAAATTTAAGATTTACCGTAATGATTTTGATGACGAAAGTTCGCTAAGCAATAACGATATTCTTGCTATCAAGCAGGATTCTAAAGGTTTCATTTGGATAGGAACTTACAATGGTTTGAACAAATATAACCCTAGGTCTGATACATTTACCCGATACTTTCACGAACAAAACAAGGGGTCTTTAAGCAATAATACCGTATGGACTATTGAAGAAATGTCCAATGGAGAAATGTGGATTGGTACCTCAAACGGTCTCTCGGTTTATAACCAAGACTCTAACACCTTTAAAACGTATGTAAAAAGTAGTTCAGAAGAAAGTCTTTTAGGTAGCCATATACTGTCAATTTTAGAAACACGAGAAGGAACAATCTATATTGGAACCACGTCGGGGTTAAGTGAAGCTATAAAAGACAATAATGGTAATTACAAGTTTAAAGCGATACCCAAAACAACATCGGTTTATATTCAAGATGTTATAGAATCAGAGAACGGTGAAATATTAATGGCAACACAATCTCGTGGCGTTCTTTCATATAATATTGTTAGCAAAAAAGTAAAAACATTTCCTATTGTTGGAGAGAAAAACGACGGTGGTAAAAACGTAAGGAGGCTATTGTATGACGCTAATGGCTTATTGTGGATTGGGACCTACAACGGCTTAACAGTGGTTAAGAACAATAAAGTTGTAGCGTCCTTGATGTCTGACTTAAACAATCCTAAAAGTTTGAGTAAGAATTCCATAAAGTGTTTGTTCAAAGACAAAAAAGGATCGATATGGATAGGTACTTATTATGGAGGGGTAAATATTTGGGATGAATCTAATGTAAATTTTATAAACTATGCCCATAAATTAGGGAATAGAGGTTTAAATTACAATGTAGTGAGCTCAATAGCGCATTATAACAATCTTGTGTTTTTTGGAACCGAAGGTGGAGGTATAAACATATACGATAAAACGCTACAGTCGTTTAGTTATATTGAACAACGTTCCACAAACCAACTTCCTGACAATAACATAAAGGCTTTGAGTATTATTGACAAGGACAAACTTTGGATAGGTACATTTAATAGAGGACTTGCAATTTATAACTTGTCTACTAAAACCTTTGAAACAAATATTTTACCCAGTCAACTGAAAAGTTTTTTAAGTGATGTTGGTATTTATAGTATTCAAAAAGATAAATATCAAAATGTATGGATAGGCACCTTTGGTAAGGGTATTGTAAAATATAACCAAGCATTACAAACATATAATGTAATTGGTACTAGTGATGATATTTCAAAATCATTATCCAGTAATTTGATTAGAGCCTTAATGATTGATGACCAACAAAATGTTTGGGCCGGGACAGAAAAGGGATTAAACAAGATTGATAACAACGGTATAGTTACGCCTTATTTTTATGATTTTAATAGGCAATACGGTGATGATATTTTATGTGTATTTCAAGATAGTAATCGTAATATTTGGGTGGGAACAAAAGCAAAAGGCTTGTTTAAACTGGAAAGAACAACCTTTGTGCCAATACCTTTAAAGGAAAACAACATTAAATTATCATCAATAAACAGTATTTTAGAAGACAAACCACGTACACTATGGTTAAGCACAAATCAAGGCTTAGTAAAATACAACATAAATTCAGGGCAACTAGAGCTTTTTAATCAGCGTGATGGGCTTGTGGGTAATGAGTTCAATAATAATGCGGCTTTAAAGGTTGGTAAATCTGATTTTTACTTTGGAGGGCCCACGGGAGTGTCTTTTTTTAATTCAAACCGTTTAAACAAAAACACCTATGCGCCACAGGTTATTTTAACAGATTTTACCATTAAAAATGAGCCCGTAGCCTTAAAAGATGAAAATGAAGTTTTACATGAAGCACTTTCGTTTACAAAGTCCATACGGTTGTCGCACGACCAAGGTAACTTTAGTATTACGTTTTCCATACCTAATTTTATAAACTCAAATAACAACAGTTACCAATATAGGCTTGCGGGTTTAGAGGAAGAGTGGAATTTTTCATCAAATAATACGGCATCATATACCATTCAAAACCCAGGAAACTATGTGTTTGAAGTTAGAGGTGTTAATAGTGATGGTGTTTTTAATAAGGACGTTACAAGCCTTGATATAGAAGTAAGACCAGCCCCTTGGAGAAGTTGGTGGGCATTTATGCTTTACGGTTTGTTTATAGTTACGGCACTGTATTTCTTAATAGATGTGTTAAAGTCAAAAACCAAACTGCGCCATCAGTTGGAGATGGAGCACCTTGAGGCTGAGCGAACAAAGGAAATCAACAAAACAAAACTAGAATTTTTCACCAATATTTCACATGAATTTAGAACCCCACTAGCACTAATTTTAGGGCCGCTTCATCAGATTATTGAGGACTATAGAGGCAGTAATAAAATATACAAAAAGCTTCTGGTTGTTGAAAATAGCGCCAATCATTTATTGCAGCTTATCAATAGGTTGATGGATTTTAGAAAGCTTGAAAATAATCTTTATAAATTAGAAACGGCAGAAGGTAATATTGTTAAGTTTTTAAAAGAGATCTATTTGTCATTTTCAGAATTTGCCAAAGATGGGAGGTATAACTATAATTTTATAGCCCCTCAAGAACTTATCTTAGTGTATTATGACCGCAATAAATTAGAACGTGTATTTTATAATTTGATTTCAAATGCCTTTAGATATACACCAAAAGGAGGACAAATTAATGTGAAGATTGAAAGGCTAAACCATAGCGTATTGATAAAAATTGAAGATACCGGTGTAGGTATCGCTGAAGAATACCAAGACAAAATATTTGAGCGTTTTTTTGAGGTAGCTGTAAATAACAGGCCAGATAACGACTATAACAAGGGGACTGGCATAGGGTTGTCAATAGCAAAAAATATTGTGGATTTGCATAAGGGCAGTATCAAGTTGGAAGCCAACAATGGTGCCCAAGGCTCTGTGTTTTGTGTGGAATTATTATTAGGTAGTGATCATTTGTCTGATGACGAAATTATTGAAGATTTTAAGTTTAGTGATGATGTGTCTCAATATGTTGACCAATTAGAACCCCAAACACTAGGGCTTGACGATGTTCTTGATACACTGCCAATAGCTGGGAAACAAACAATTCTCTTGGTTGAAGACAACAAACCTTTGCGCAAGTTCATGAAAAGTATCTTAAAGGATGTTTACAATATTCTTGAAGCAGAAAACGGAAAAGTAGCTTTTAACCTTGCCATAAAAGAAACTCCAGATCTTATTATAAGCGATGTTGTAATGCCTGTAATGCCAGGTACCGAACTCTGCGCAGCGGTCAAGAATGATATTAAAACAAGTCATATTCCCTTGATATTATTGACTTCAAGGACTTCTTTAGTCTATAAATTGGAAGGCTTAGAGCGTGGGGCTGATGACTACATAAGTAAGCCATTCAACGTAAAAGAGTTTAAGGTGCGTATCAAAAATATTCTAGATGCTAATGCACGATTAAAACAAAAGTTTACCGAGAGTACCCTTTTACAACCCAATGAAGTAACGGTAACCTCCATCGATGAAAAACTCTATAAAAAAGCCGTTCAGATAGTAGAGAGCAATATTGGTAATGATGGATTTGATGTGCCCTTTTTCTGTTCGGAATTAGGGGTTAGCAGAACCATGCTTTTTACAAAAATCAAAGCTTGGTCTGGGTTTACTCCTAATGAATTTGTACAGCATTTTAGAATGACTAGAGCCGCTCAATTGCTAGAGCAAGGTAAAATCAATATTTCTGAAATAAGTTATAGGGTTGGGTTTAAAAATCCTAAGTATTTTAGCAAGTGCTTCCAAAAGAAATTTGGAAAAACACCAACCCAATACGCAAATAAGTTTAGAGAAGTTTAAATTTCAATGAATTTAAACTGTTGAAAAACAGTTTTTTGTACTTTTTAACCCCCTTTTTTGTACTTCAAGTTCGGTTCTTTGTTCTAGTTTTAGAATATGAAAAACCAAAGACGAAATAGGTATTATGTTGAGATTGTCCTTATCACAATCATTGTGCTATTTAGTCTTATTATTATCTATTTAAGCTAAATTAACTAAAATTTAAACTAATGAGAAAAACCAAACAATTAAAGAATGTATTCTTTGTATTACTAGGTTTTTGTTTAGCGCTATCTGCTAGTGCTCAGCAAAAAACAGTGAAAGGTACTGTAACATCTTCTACAGATGGCATGTCTCTGCCAGGAGTAAATGTTATTGTTAAAGGAGGTAATAGCGGAACTTCAACCGACTTTGATGGTAATTATTCCATTGAAGCCCAAAAGGGAGCTGTGCTTGTATTTAGTTATTTGGGATTTGTTTCCCAAGAACTGCCCATTGGTAGTTCAACCACAATCAACGTCGTTTTAGAAGAAGACGTTAGTGCCCTTGATGAGGTAGTTGTAGTTGGTTATGGAGCAGCCAAGCGTAGTGATATAACAGGTTCCGTGTCCTCTGTGAAATCAGAAGAAGTTACGGCGTTTCCTGTTTTGGATGCGCAACAAGCATTACAAGGGCGTGCTGCCGGTGTAGCGGTGCAGTCTAACAACGGTGGAGAACCGGGTACACCAATTAATGTAACCATTAGAGGTAATACATCCATAAATGCCAGTAGTGCTGCTTTAGTAGTTGTTGATGGTTTTGTTGGCGCAACATATCCACAACCTGGAGATATAGAATCGGTGGAAGTGTTAAAAGATGCTTCTGCTACGGCTATCTATGGGTCTCGAGGTGCTAACGGTGTTATTTTGGTAACTACTAAAAAGGGTAGAAAGGGTAAGATGACAATAGAATTGAACAGTAATTACGCAATACAAACAACTTCTAATAGACTTGATTTACTTGATGCTAGTCAATTTGCCGATTATACCAGGGCAATCAACCCTTCTTATACACAAGGGCCTGCTAATACAGATTGGCAGGACCTTATTTACACAACAGGCCATACTACCAATCATCAATTAGCATTCTCTGGAGGATCAGACAACATCAATTATTATGTGTCTGGTAACTATTTTGATCAGGATGGTGTAGTCATCAACTCTGGTTTCGAGCGTTTTTCATTTTTAAGTAACATTGATGCACAAATTAGCGATAAGTTAAAACTTGGTTTCAATGCTTTTGGTAGTAGAAGCACTAAGGATGGGGTTTCCACACAAGCCAATAGTGGTGGTAGAGGAAGTGGTGATGTTATTTCCATAGCCTATAGGTTTGCGCCAGACTTGGGTGTTTTAGATGAAAACGGAAATAATACGTTCAACTCTGTAGGAGATGATATAGACAACCCGTTTGCTGTGGCTAGTGAACGCGTTGACGAAACTTTCGAAGACATATATCGTGCAAACTTTTATGGTGAATATGAAATCATTGAAGGATTGACTTTTAAATCTACCTTTGGGTTTAGTTCTAGAAATCAAACCCGTGGACAGTTTACGCCTTCAACACTGATAACTTCTGCAGGGGATCAAGGTGGTATTGCAGGAATAGCCAATTTAAAGAATACAAATTTATTAAGTGAGAACTATTTAACTTATACTAAAGAGATTGGTAAAGGTAATTTAACTGTATTGGCGGGGTATTCTTATCAGAAAGATAAAACTATTACAAATTCTGCAGGAGCAGAAGGTTTTGTAACTAATAGTGTGTCTTACAATGCTCTAGATACAGCATCAACCCCATTGATTCCTGAATCTTTTTTAAGTGAGTTTGAAATTCAATCACAGTATGGTCGTATAAATTATGATTATGATGATAAATATTTAATTACATTCACAGCACGTCGTGATGGGGCATCAAACTTTGCTAAAAATAATAAATATGCGTTCTTTCCTTCTGGAGCATTAGGATGGAAAGTCTCAAACGAGAATTTCCTAAAGGATAACGAAACGATATCTAATCTAAAGCTAAGAGCGAGTTATGGTGTAACTGGTAATCCATCAATTGCTCCATATAATTCCCTAGCTACTTTGCAATCGATTTATGCTGTTACAGGAGATCAAACTGTAAACGCAGTGGTGTCTGGGAGGCCAGCCAATCCAAACTTAAAGTGGGAGTCATCTTATCAAACTAACTTTGGTGTAGATTTAGGTTTATGGCAGAATAGAGCGTCTTTAAGTGTTGATATTTACAACATAGATACAAAAGATTTAATAGTAGGTAATAGCAATACACCAGAGTACACAGGTTTTTTAAATCCTAATTTCTTAGACAATATAGGTGAAATAAATAATAAAGGTGTGGAAATTACACTTTCTACAAGAAATATAAGTACAGAATATTTTACATGGTCAACCGATTTAAATTGGTCTAGAAATAGAAATACAGTTGAGAAACTTTTCGGTAACGATGTAGATCTATTTTTACCATCAGCAGCACCAGGACATTTTTTACAAGACGAAACACATATTTTAAGGGAAGGAGAAGCACTCGGGCAGTTCTTCGGATGGGAATACAGAGGTGTTTATCAAGGTGGTGCTTTACCTGAAGGAACCGCAACATTTAGTGGGGCTGTAGCAGGAGATGAATTATTTACAGATGTGGATAATAGTGGAGAAATAAACTCTTCAGACAGAAAAATTATAGGTGATCCTAACCAAGACTGGACCTTTGGGTTTAATAATACCTTTAAATATAAAAATTTCGATTTAGGTATTTTCTTCCAAGGTGCGGTAGGCGGAGATATTTATAGCTTTACTTTATCTGAATTAGCATCAGGTGGTTCTAATGCTACTACTGAAGCGCTTAATGCATGGTCTCCAAGTAATACAGATACTAATGTGCCTTCTCCCGCAACAAGAGAGAAGCGTATGAATTCTAGATTTGTTTTTGACGGCACTTATGTGCGTTTAAAAAACTTAGTATTGGGCTATAATTTACCTCGAGATATTACAGAGAAATTAGGTATGGATAATGTGAGATTTTCGTTAAGTGGACAAAATTTACTAACATTTACTGATTATCCTGGAACAGATCCAGAGGTAAGTTACAGAGCTTCAGGTTCTCAAAACGCCAATGTAAATCAAGGATTTGATTATGGTAACTATCCAAACATAGAGTCTGTGACCTTTAGTGTAAACCTTAAGTTTTAAAATAAAAAATGATAACAATGAAAAATATAAAATATTTATTCCTTTTGTTGGTATTGCCAATTATAGGATGTTCAGATTTAGAAGAAGAACCAGTGTCGGTATTGTCGCCTGATGGGTTTTTCCAATCCATTCAAGATGTACAAACAGCTATAAATGGAAGCTATGGTAATATGGCAGAAGAAGCTTTTTGGGGTAGGAAATTCTCATTACCATTAATGCTAAGAAGTGATATGGTTGGTATAGGAGACCAAGGAACAGCAGGTCGTAGAAAAGATCATGATAATTTTACTGTAGCTGATGATAATGGAATGATTACTGAATTTTGGCCGCGAACCTATCAAATCATTGCAGGAGCAAATGAGGCAATTGCTGGTGCAGCTACATTGGGAGACTCGGAGGAAAGATTAAACCCAGTAGTAGCACAAGCATACTTTGTAAGAGCATATACGTATTTTCATTTGGTAAGACTTTTTGGAGATTTGCCTTACCTAGATGCACCAGTGCAAGAAATTGCTGCAGCCTCTCAAATATCAAAAACTCCAGCGGCAGACGTATATGCTAATATTATTTCAGATTTGGAGTTTGCTAAACAATGGTTGCCAGATACACAATCATCGTCTGCATTGCCATCTAAAGCTACAGCGGCTGGATATTTAGCATTGGTACATTTAACGATGAATAATTTTCCGGATGCTTATAGTGAAGCAAAATTTGTAATTGATAATGAAGGTAGGTTCGAATTAGAACTGGCTGCAGATTTTCAAGATTTATTCGATGCAACAAAGCAAAGCGGTTTGAATGAAGCATTGTTCACTATTGATCATAATGGTTTTAGAGATGATAACTACGGTCAAGACTATATGCCTGCACTTACAGGGATTAGAGGTAATCAGTTTGGTGGTATAGGCGGAGGATGGTCAGTTGCTGTGCCAAGTATAGAGGTGTATAACAGATGGGATGGTAGAGATTATAGAAAAGCCGTAAGTTTAGATACTACAGGAGTTTTTAATGGTGCGGTTGATACATTTGCCAATTTTCCAAATTATGACGCCAGAAACATTCCAAGTGCCTACATCGCTAAATATGCTAGATTTACTGGGCAAACTTCAAATGGTAACGGTAGAGGCTCAGAGCATAATTACGCACAATTACGCTATGCTGAAGTATTGTTAATTGCGGCTGAGGCACTGAATGAAGTGACTCCAGGTACTACGGAAGCAGATGGTTATGTAAATAGAGTTAGGGCTCGAGCAAGAAATGGTAACGGTTCTAGCTTCCCAGCAGATGTTACTCCTGGAATGTCTCAGGCAGATTTTAGAAATATGGTATTAGAGGAGCGTAGATGGGAATTAGCTTTTGAGTTTAAACGCTGGTACGATATTAAGAGACGTGATTTAGGAACCACAGCATTTGGTACCGGAGGCTTTGAGGAACGACCAAATTTTAATCCATCAAGGGATTATTTATTGCCACTTCCTAATGATGAATTACAACGTAACCCTAATTTAGAACCTAATAATCCAGGTTACTAATCCACCACTATGCACAAAATTAGTTTGATTATTTTTATTCTTGGGTTTGCGTGTTTATCGGCATGCAAATCCAAGGGTGAAAATAAAAAATCTCATGGTAATGAGATGGAAATAGATTCATTATTGCAAAAAAGGTTCACTCGATTATTAGACTACAATATAGATTCTTTAGCCTTTCCCAGAAGCTATTCTTATAAAACAGGTGAGATAAAAAAAGTATCTTCTAGAGACTGGACAAGCGGTTTTTTTGTAGGTAACCTTTGGCAAATATACGCGATTACTGGAGATGAAGCTTATAAAGAGCGAGCTGAGCAATGGACGCCTTTAATAGAGCGTGAGAAAGATAACGGAAAAACACATGACATGGGTTTTAAGGTATTTTCTAGTTTTGGGAATGGATTAAAGTTTAATGGCAGTCCTTACTATGAAGAAGTACTCATTCAAAGTGCCAAGACTTTATCTACAAGGTTTAACGATAAAATAGGGAGCATTCGTTCCTGGGATTTTAATAAAGATATTTGGCAGTTTCCAGTCATTATTGACAATATGATGAATTTAGAACTGTTGTTTGAGGCAACAAAACTTTCAGGAGATAGTTTATACCATGAAATAGCAGTAAAACATGCAGAAACTACTATGAAAAACCATTTTAGATCAGATGGAAGTACATGGCATGTTTTAGATTATGATACCATTTCAGGACAAGTACGTATGAAGGTAACACACCAAGGTATACATGATAATTCTGCTTGGGCAAGAGGTCAAGGCTGGGCTATATATGGATACACTATGGCATACCGTTATACTAAAGATCAACGTTTTTTGAACAGGGCAAAAGCTACTGCCGATTTTTTTATTAACCATAAAAAATTACCTGAAGATGGTATTCCCTATTGGGATTTTGATGATCCCAATATACCAAATGTTTCCCGCGATGTTTCGGCAGGCGCTATAGTGGCCTCGGCATGTGTTGAACTTTATGGGTATACAAGAAATGAGGCCTATATTAACTATAGCAAAAAAGTAGTACATAGTTTAAAATCAATAAAGTATATTTTACCTCCAGAGAATACTATTCCGTTTATACTTGATCATAGTTTTGGCGATTGGTCTAAAAAATCCGAAATGGATGAACCTATAGTTTATGGAGATTATTATTTTCTGCAAACGCTACTTCGGCTAAGAGTTGAAAAATAAAGTTTGGTAGCAGGGCAAGTTCAAGGGCATGATGCCGCACTACTTTTCTACAATGTTTGCTATACAATCAAGCGCTTTCAAATTATTTAATCATTCTATAAAATGTATATAAAAAGCTTTTTTACAAAGGTGTTAGCTCTTTGTGCACTATCCTGTTTGGCGGTCTCATGGAATGTAGTTCCGCAAAGTCATCTTATAAGGGAGAAAATAAATATAAACACGAATTGGTTTTATCTTGAAAATAATACAGAAATTTTATCTGAAGCCATGAAACAAAATGCTTGGAAAAGTATTGAGATACCACATTCATGGAATGCTTTAGATGCTACAGATATTGTTCCGGGCTATCGAAGAAGTGCAAGTTGGTATAAAAAAGAGCTTAACATTCATAATGTGGTTAAAGGTCACAATTATCACCTTTATTTTGAGGGTGCAAATATAACAAGTGAAGTTTATGTAAATGGTAAAAAAGTAGGAGGCCATATTGGAGGGTACATTGGCTTTGAAGTTGATATAACAAAGGTCGTCAAGTCTGGGGCAAATATGGTATTTGTAAGAGTTGATAATGGATTTAATCCAGAAATTATTCCATCTCAAAAAAGCGATTTTTTCATTTTCGGAGGCATTACTAGAGATGTTTGGCTAAAAACCACACCAAGAGAAAACCTAGCAAACTTAAAAATTTTGACACCAAAAGTATCAAAACATAATGCAGTCTTAAAGGCTTCTGTTGTAATAAACGGCTATAACAAACAATCCGGTTTAACAACAAGAGCAGTTTTGTATGACGCTGCAGGAAAAAAGAAAGCGTCAGAAAAAGGGAATATTGTAGGAAATAAATCGAATTTTTCATTCAAAAGCATACAAAATCCTGAATTATGGCATGTAGACAGCCCATATTTGTACACGCTGAAAGTAGAACTTCTGTCCAATGGAAAGGTAATTGATATTGTGTCAGATAGAGTAGGTTTTAGGTGGTTTGAGTTTAAAGATTACGGTGCATTTTATCTAAACGGAAAACGATTATTGTTAAGGGGTACGCACAGACACGAAGAACATGCGGGTGTTGGTGCTGCCATGACTAATGCTCAACACAGAGCAGATATGGCTTTAATAAAAGATATGGGTGCTAATTTTGTGCGTTTAGCACATTACCCACAAGATCCTGAAGTTTACAAAGCTTGTGATGAATTGGGACTTTTGGTTTGGGATGAATTGCCTTGGTGCAGAGGAGGAGTAGGTAACGATGCTTGGAAAGCAAACACGAAAACCATGTTGAAAGAAATAATCACTCAAAACTACAACCATCCTAGTATTATTTTGTGGTCATTAGGAAACGAAATTTATTGGTTGCCTGATTTTGAAGGTGGTGACGAAACAGCCAAGATAAATGCCTATTTAAGTGAATTGAATGCATTTGCTCATGATTTAGACCCATCAAGAAAAACCGCAATAAGAAAGTATTACGAGGGCGCTGATATTGTTGATGTGTTTTCCCCTTCAATCTGGTCTGGTTGGTATTCAGGAAGTTATAAAAGCTATCAAAAGGCTATAGATACCTATAAGAATGAGTATCCTCACTTTTTGCATGCTGAGTATGGAGGGTCAAGTCATGTAGGTCGCCATACAGAAACACCAATTACCGGTGAAGGTGAAATTGAATCCGACGGATGGGAAGAAGCCATTGTGCAAACCGATGTAGCCAATATTGCCC from Tamlana crocina includes:
- a CDS encoding glycoside hydrolase family 2 TIM barrel-domain containing protein, with product MKQNAWKSIEIPHSWNALDATDIVPGYRRSASWYKKELNIHNVVKGHNYHLYFEGANITSEVYVNGKKVGGHIGGYIGFEVDITKVVKSGANMVFVRVDNGFNPEIIPSQKSDFFIFGGITRDVWLKTTPRENLANLKILTPKVSKHNAVLKASVVINGYNKQSGLTTRAVLYDAAGKKKASEKGNIVGNKSNFSFKSIQNPELWHVDSPYLYTLKVELLSNGKVIDIVSDRVGFRWFEFKDYGAFYLNGKRLLLRGTHRHEEHAGVGAAMTNAQHRADMALIKDMGANFVRLAHYPQDPEVYKACDELGLLVWDELPWCRGGVGNDAWKANTKTMLKEIITQNYNHPSIILWSLGNEIYWLPDFEGGDETAKINAYLSELNAFAHDLDPSRKTAIRKYYEGADIVDVFSPSIWSGWYSGSYKSYQKAIDTYKNEYPHFLHAEYGGSSHVGRHTETPITGEGEIESDGWEEAIVQTDVANIAQIGDWSENYIVDLFDWHLRISENDSTFVGNVQWAFKDFGTPLRPENAMPYINQKGLVDRNGRPKDAFYVFKSYWSKTPFAYIESHTWTERQGPKGKVRTISVYSNCSEVELFLNGKSLGVKKRDVKVFPAAGLNWELHFVEGANELVAIGKTETSKTVKDILKVNYRYEKNGKAKALKLTYNLLENGNYLVTATAIDNNGLQCLDYDERVYFQCLNGGELIKSLGTPTGSEIIEMANGKASIEVVRYSKEKALEVMVLNQSFKGTYLTVD